A window from Salvia miltiorrhiza cultivar Shanhuang (shh) chromosome 2, IMPLAD_Smil_shh, whole genome shotgun sequence encodes these proteins:
- the LOC131007806 gene encoding uncharacterized protein LOC131007806 gives MLDGNGVHSPHAILIATADLNRVFKKTLRSSDIKDSLVVLKGRYETLTKLMKMPETTWDRAENRVYADDIVCEKIFMENVWAQAYYRAGEPEYYRMCALFGRKNIKIEHSHEVININSSINTFLLSDDDEVTSLVVKDKAPIPVNRKLFHDDAESSYIPPHQALGNVKLPFLDPKSRCI, from the exons ATGTTAGACGGCAATGGTGTTCACAGTCCTCATGCAATCCTAATTGCCACCGCGGACCTCAATCGGGTGTTTAAAAAAACACTACGCTCCAGTGACATAAAGGATAGCCTGGTTGTGCTTAAGGGTCGGTATGAAACCCTCACAAAACTAATGAAAATGCCCGAAACCACTTGGGATCGAGCTGAGAATCGCGTGTATGCGGATGATATAGTTTGCGAGAAGATCTTTATG GAGAATGTGTGGGCTCAAGCTTATTACCGAGCGGGAGAGCCAGAGTACTATAGAATGTGCGCCTTGTTTGGCCGTAAGAACATCAAGATCGAGCATTCGCACGAGGTCATCAATATCAATTCATCAATAAACACTTTTCTACTTTCTGACGATGACGAAGTTACGTCTCTGGTGGTGAAGGATAAGGCTCCAATCCCAGTTAACCGAAAGCTGTTCCATGATGATGCCGAATCAAGCTACATCCCTCCCCATCAGGCGCTTGGAAACGTAAAATTGCCTTTTCTTGATCCTAAAAGCCGCTGCATTTGA